The Prevotella melaninogenica ATCC 25845 genome includes a window with the following:
- a CDS encoding IS4 family transposase, with translation MGKSTHFIGQPVYNQLIKLLDKQQIKQISLETPRSEAYVKRLDGWTHLVIMLFGVLKHFDSLREVEIGMKAEVNKLHHLGIDYVVRRSTLADANKRRPQEFFASVYAYLLERYGSFLSDSRPKGEQKTWEKLLYMMDSTTITLFDNILKGVGRHPKSGKKKGGMKVHTVMKYHVGVPMVVQLTSAATHDHYLLKEVHLPKDATLTMDRAYVDYAQFQRLTEEGVCYVTKMKKNLTYTELSSVTYVSPDGLVTHTDKKIVFEKGEIRHQARRVELWSDNSHKSVVLLTNNFELDVKDLEEIYKRRWAIESLYKQLKQNFPLHFFYGDSVNAIQIQTWVVLIANLLCTVISRMIKRHVSFSQLVTMLRLTLMYYTDFISFMENPQNDELIIIAKKANSPPKELDLFD, from the coding sequence ATGGGCAAAAGTACACATTTTATCGGACAGCCGGTCTATAATCAGTTAATAAAATTACTCGATAAGCAACAAATCAAGCAAATCAGCCTTGAAACACCCCGAAGTGAAGCTTATGTGAAGCGTCTTGATGGGTGGACTCACCTTGTCATAATGCTTTTCGGTGTTCTCAAACACTTTGATTCTCTTCGGGAAGTGGAGATAGGCATGAAGGCTGAAGTAAACAAACTGCATCATCTTGGCATCGACTATGTCGTCCGTCGTAGTACGCTTGCTGATGCCAACAAGCGTCGCCCACAAGAGTTCTTTGCAAGCGTTTATGCGTACCTCTTAGAGCGTTATGGTTCTTTTTTATCGGACAGCCGTCCTAAAGGTGAACAGAAGACATGGGAAAAGCTTCTGTATATGATGGATTCAACTACGATTACCCTTTTTGACAACATACTCAAGGGTGTAGGCAGACACCCCAAGAGTGGTAAGAAGAAAGGCGGTATGAAGGTTCATACGGTGATGAAGTATCATGTTGGCGTTCCCATGGTCGTACAGCTTACCTCTGCCGCCACACATGATCATTATCTACTTAAAGAAGTGCATCTTCCTAAGGATGCTACCCTTACCATGGACAGAGCATACGTTGATTATGCACAGTTCCAGCGACTTACAGAGGAAGGGGTATGCTATGTGACCAAGATGAAGAAGAATCTCACCTATACGGAGTTGTCCTCAGTAACCTATGTAAGCCCTGATGGATTGGTTACACATACAGACAAGAAGATTGTCTTTGAGAAGGGGGAGATAAGACACCAGGCAAGACGAGTGGAACTGTGGAGTGACAACTCACATAAGTCAGTTGTCCTGTTGACCAATAACTTTGAGCTTGATGTAAAGGACCTTGAGGAGATTTACAAGCGAAGATGGGCTATAGAGTCCCTTTACAAGCAGCTCAAACAGAACTTCCCACTGCATTTCTTCTATGGTGACAGTGTAAATGCCATACAGATACAGACATGGGTGGTACTCATTGCCAATCTGCTTTGTACCGTTATCTCCAGAATGATAAAAAGACACGTATCCTTCTCGCAGCTGGTAACCATGCTGAGGCTCACACTGATGTATTACACTGATTTCATCTCATTTATGGAAAATCCACAAAATGATGAACTCATCATAATAGCTAAAAAGGCAAATTCACCACCAAAAGAACTTGACTTATTTGATTAG